One genomic region from Solwaraspora sp. WMMD792 encodes:
- a CDS encoding oligosaccharide flippase family protein, whose product MDGPSAGRRARREPVTGAADRTRPDGHDRDRDRAVRSGIAAAMAAKATGMAAPLVITPACFQYLGDQRYGLWMAVTALTGMAWFADLGLGNGLLTRLSRLGTDVGQQAREISSAFATVGTVATALLGGLLVVNPLVPWDRLLGVTDPGIAAETSTVVLLSFGAFAGNIPLSLIQRIQYADGQVVQSSVWQSAGSLATMVAVLCAIGGGWDPLAVIACAVLAVPAVNLVNTVVYFGVQQPAKRPGPRLVDRATAAGLLRLGLRFFALTTMSSIAINIDSPLVANILGLAVAAHYAVVVKLFGVLSIFVGLVGMTVWPLNGAALARGEVAWVRRHTRRMVLLYGAVVGMAGAALVGWGHPLIELWVGGVDRAAVPVPVLAGLACWSFLVAVSSPLILVQNSAGLLRPQAVGWAAFLVLATGLKIWGLHQFGLVAVPLAACMAYLLTIWPAAVIGYRRAVDRAGQGAGPSPAAPDLAAPDLAAPDPGAGGGTAVRPTVDERETGVRVGG is encoded by the coding sequence GTGGATGGCCCGTCGGCTGGCCGTCGAGCCCGTCGCGAGCCGGTGACCGGGGCCGCCGACCGGACCAGACCGGACGGCCATGACCGGGATCGTGACCGTGCCGTCCGGTCCGGCATCGCCGCGGCCATGGCGGCGAAGGCGACCGGCATGGCGGCCCCGCTGGTCATCACCCCGGCCTGCTTCCAGTACCTCGGCGACCAGCGGTACGGGCTGTGGATGGCGGTCACCGCGCTCACCGGGATGGCCTGGTTCGCCGACCTGGGCCTGGGCAACGGGCTGCTCACCCGGCTCAGCCGGCTCGGTACCGACGTAGGGCAGCAGGCCAGGGAGATCTCCAGCGCGTTCGCCACCGTCGGCACGGTCGCCACCGCCCTGCTCGGCGGCCTGCTGGTGGTCAATCCGCTGGTGCCCTGGGACCGGCTCCTCGGGGTGACCGATCCGGGCATCGCCGCCGAGACGTCGACGGTGGTCCTGCTGTCGTTCGGGGCGTTCGCCGGCAACATCCCGCTGTCGCTGATCCAACGGATCCAGTACGCCGACGGTCAGGTCGTGCAGAGCAGCGTCTGGCAGTCGGCGGGCTCGCTGGCCACCATGGTGGCTGTGCTGTGCGCCATCGGCGGTGGCTGGGATCCGCTGGCGGTGATCGCCTGCGCGGTGCTGGCGGTGCCCGCCGTCAACCTGGTCAACACCGTGGTCTACTTCGGTGTCCAACAGCCGGCCAAGCGCCCCGGCCCCAGGCTGGTCGACCGGGCGACCGCAGCCGGCCTGCTCCGGCTCGGCCTGCGGTTCTTCGCGCTCACCACGATGTCGTCGATCGCGATCAACATCGACAGCCCGCTGGTGGCGAACATCCTCGGACTCGCCGTGGCGGCGCACTACGCCGTCGTGGTGAAGCTCTTCGGCGTGCTGTCCATCTTCGTCGGCCTGGTTGGCATGACCGTCTGGCCGCTGAACGGCGCGGCGTTGGCCCGTGGTGAGGTGGCCTGGGTACGGCGGCACACCCGACGGATGGTGTTGCTCTACGGAGCGGTGGTCGGGATGGCGGGTGCGGCGCTGGTCGGCTGGGGGCACCCGTTGATCGAGTTGTGGGTCGGCGGTGTCGACCGGGCCGCGGTTCCGGTTCCGGTCCTCGCCGGACTCGCCTGCTGGTCCTTCCTGGTCGCGGTCAGCTCGCCGCTGATCCTGGTGCAGAACAGCGCCGGTCTGCTCCGGCCGCAGGCGGTCGGCTGGGCCGCGTTCCTGGTCCTGGCGACCGGCCTGAAGATCTGGGGGCTGCACCAGTTCGGTCTGGTGGCCGTGCCGCTGGCGGCCTGCATGGCGTATCTGCTCACCATCTGGCCCGCTGCGGTGATCGGCTACCGGCGGGCAGTGGACCGGGCCGGCCAGGGCGCCGGCCCGTCGCCTGCAGCGCCCGACCTTGCAGCGCCCGACCTTGCAGCGCCCGACCCGGGCGCTGGCGGTGGCACGGCGGTCCGGCCGACAGTCGACGAAAGGGAAACCGGTGTCCGAGTTGGTGGTTGA
- a CDS encoding glycosyltransferase family 4 protein: protein MRETTTPVRPAAGGPATRQNTADAATTTFRILATAAVFEPGFRGGGPIRSLRFILDTLPDDLAVTLVTRDRDLHATERYPGLSGELVHRDARSAVFYLDPVRPRQWLRLLRQIRSRPVDLLYVNSLWSMFSVVPVLAVALRLLRIPAIMIAPRGELAPAALAIKGGKKRLFLTAWAPVLRRLGVRWQACSQLEADQITSALPWARVMVNGNECPIPDRPPPPVVAHDGPLRLVFIGRISPMKNLVTALAAVARATRPVDFDIFGPDEDEPYWARCGQLIATMPDHVRVRYHGELPADEVLSTFARYDAFLFPTLGENFGHVILESLAAGCPVVCSDRTPFSELISSAGGAVVRPMTVSALAEVVNELAVRSAGERAAAKVTAGRRYRLWRRQVRELNVLDHARHFCR, encoded by the coding sequence GTGCGTGAAACGACGACCCCAGTCCGGCCCGCCGCCGGCGGGCCGGCGACCCGGCAGAACACCGCCGACGCGGCGACCACCACCTTCCGGATCCTCGCCACCGCCGCGGTGTTCGAGCCGGGATTCCGTGGCGGCGGCCCGATCCGGTCGCTGCGCTTCATCCTGGACACCCTGCCCGACGACCTTGCCGTGACCCTGGTCACCCGGGACCGGGACCTGCACGCCACCGAGCGGTACCCGGGGCTGTCCGGCGAACTGGTCCACCGCGACGCCCGGTCCGCGGTGTTCTATCTCGACCCGGTGCGTCCCCGGCAGTGGCTGCGGCTGCTGCGGCAAATCCGGTCGCGGCCGGTCGATCTGCTGTACGTCAACAGCCTGTGGTCGATGTTCTCGGTGGTCCCGGTCCTGGCAGTGGCCCTGCGACTGCTGCGGATACCGGCGATCATGATCGCCCCACGCGGCGAACTGGCCCCCGCCGCGCTGGCCATCAAAGGCGGCAAGAAGCGGCTCTTCCTGACGGCGTGGGCGCCGGTGCTGCGGCGCCTCGGCGTGCGGTGGCAGGCGTGCAGCCAGCTGGAGGCGGATCAGATCACGTCGGCCCTGCCCTGGGCCCGGGTGATGGTCAACGGCAACGAGTGCCCGATCCCGGACCGTCCGCCGCCACCGGTCGTGGCGCACGACGGTCCGTTGCGGCTGGTCTTCATCGGCCGGATCTCACCGATGAAGAACCTGGTCACGGCGCTGGCAGCGGTGGCCCGGGCGACCCGGCCGGTCGACTTCGACATCTTCGGGCCCGACGAGGACGAGCCGTACTGGGCGCGCTGCGGCCAGCTCATCGCGACGATGCCCGACCACGTCCGGGTGCGGTACCACGGCGAGTTGCCGGCCGACGAGGTGCTGTCAACCTTCGCCCGGTACGACGCATTCCTGTTCCCGACCCTGGGCGAGAACTTCGGACACGTCATCCTGGAGAGCCTGGCGGCCGGCTGCCCCGTCGTCTGTTCCGACCGGACCCCGTTCAGCGAGTTGATCTCCAGTGCCGGCGGGGCGGTGGTCCGGCCGATGACCGTGTCGGCGCTGGCCGAGGTGGTGAACGAGCTGGCTGTCCGGTCGGCGGGTGAGCGGGCTGCGGCGAAGGTGACGGCGGGGCGGCGGTACCGGCTCTGGCGGCGGCAGGTCCGCGAACTCAACGTCCTCGACCACGCCCGCCACTTCTGCCGGTGA
- a CDS encoding iron-siderophore ABC transporter substrate-binding protein has translation MRTRSMTAALAAVLLIPSALASCGTSDPQTADETPTANASGECADDTTVTSTGPVEVTDALGRTVTLAEPAQRVAVLEWQQIEDVLTLCLTPVAVADPDGYRTWDTAEELPDGVADVGLRGEPNLDALFAADPDLVIVEATAEDDPVIAQLAEYDVPVLATRGADAADPVQNMLDTFAMIAETLGRSERADFVADEFQASLDEAKQQIAGADLTGTEFVYFDGWVQGGNVAIRPFGQGSLVGELGEAIGLTNAWTGEVDPAYGLGQTDIEGMTTVGDATLLYTGTTDPAGSVLTELEKNEIWASLPAVEQGRAYAFPAGIWTFGGPRSAQQVLDAYVDVLAS, from the coding sequence ATGAGAACCCGATCGATGACGGCTGCCCTGGCCGCCGTCCTGTTGATCCCGTCGGCGCTGGCCTCCTGCGGCACCAGCGATCCGCAGACCGCGGACGAGACGCCCACGGCCAACGCCTCCGGTGAATGCGCCGACGACACCACCGTGACCTCTACCGGACCGGTGGAGGTCACCGACGCGCTCGGGCGCACCGTGACGTTGGCCGAGCCGGCGCAGCGGGTGGCCGTGCTGGAATGGCAGCAGATCGAGGACGTCCTCACCCTGTGCCTCACCCCGGTGGCGGTGGCCGACCCGGACGGCTACCGCACCTGGGACACCGCCGAGGAGCTGCCGGACGGCGTCGCCGACGTCGGCCTGCGCGGCGAGCCCAACCTCGACGCGCTGTTCGCCGCCGATCCGGACCTGGTGATCGTCGAGGCCACCGCCGAGGACGACCCGGTCATCGCGCAGCTCGCCGAGTACGACGTCCCGGTGCTGGCCACCCGGGGGGCGGATGCCGCCGACCCGGTCCAGAACATGCTGGACACCTTCGCGATGATCGCCGAGACCCTCGGCCGCTCCGAGCGAGCCGACTTCGTCGCCGACGAGTTCCAGGCCAGCCTGGACGAGGCGAAGCAGCAGATCGCCGGTGCTGATCTCACGGGCACCGAGTTCGTCTACTTCGACGGCTGGGTCCAGGGCGGCAACGTCGCCATCCGGCCGTTCGGCCAGGGATCGCTGGTCGGTGAACTCGGCGAGGCGATCGGCCTGACGAACGCCTGGACCGGCGAGGTCGACCCGGCGTACGGCCTCGGCCAGACCGACATCGAGGGGATGACCACCGTCGGCGACGCCACGCTGTTGTACACCGGCACCACCGACCCCGCCGGCAGCGTCCTGACCGAGCTGGAGAAGAACGAGATCTGGGCATCGCTGCCGGCGGTCGAGCAGGGGCGGGCGTACGCCTTCCCGGCCGGCATCTGGACCTTCGGCGGCCCCCGCTCGGCGCAGCAGGTGCTCGACGCCTACGTCGACGTCCTGGCCAGCTGA
- a CDS encoding serine hydrolase, with protein MRSESVRGARSRVLAALAVVATAASLAGTATTPAAAHPGPPSAVFDPDEVGWASVRDMTPADFQVRFDEYAAAGYLVVDLDVDVADDGRRIGAAFQRNLDGRGWLVRTRLTKAEFDTEFVKSADDGMRLVDFETYVEGGDRYYAAAWVRNVEGYGWSMKYNLTAAEFTAYYTEQRRTRMPVDVDIYPTGAGTRYALVWVDNAENLDWRLLGGITRTEYQDAVDAYQIVYRSLVVDSALTTVGQRYAGIWVENTNHRRWWVRSDLTRQEYVNWWHRYADEGYRVINFERYETAKGTRYAGVWRQNSDRPGWKLRRSVDNLVQGEANSLNMPGIAVAVMQDGEFRYLRGFGHANVDDDVWLDSGHVLRIASVSKGIGGVLTMRAVEDGQIDPADDVRDHVAGLPAHHAYTVEQVASNRACVRHYAGTEAADGADPADVAQWQAEDTDLSTTWYANATAAAAEFWDSDLVCSIGDGHYSTHGYTILGAALEGATGTPVAELTESELTAAFGLGTLRPEDLSDTSVRRSTFYDGANDEYGGDEVSWKVLGGGMESSIADLARFGDKLIDGEIVGPDSLDAMWVDTGWSYAYGWSISTEDGHRRIGKNGGADGSTAYLQMYPDDGIVVAVLMNRADGVAGENRAEELGSEIGTLVLNTLP; from the coding sequence ATGAGATCCGAATCCGTACGCGGCGCGCGAAGCCGCGTACTCGCCGCTCTGGCGGTCGTGGCGACGGCGGCCTCGCTCGCCGGTACGGCGACGACCCCGGCGGCGGCCCACCCGGGTCCACCCTCGGCCGTCTTCGACCCCGACGAGGTGGGCTGGGCGTCGGTACGGGACATGACCCCGGCCGACTTCCAGGTGCGGTTCGACGAGTACGCCGCCGCCGGTTACCTGGTCGTCGACCTGGACGTGGACGTGGCCGACGACGGACGGCGCATCGGCGCCGCCTTCCAACGCAATCTCGACGGGCGGGGCTGGCTGGTACGCACCAGGCTGACCAAGGCCGAGTTCGACACCGAGTTCGTCAAGTCGGCGGACGACGGGATGCGGCTGGTCGACTTCGAGACCTACGTCGAGGGCGGTGACCGCTACTACGCCGCCGCCTGGGTGCGCAACGTGGAGGGCTACGGCTGGTCGATGAAGTACAACCTGACCGCCGCCGAGTTCACCGCGTACTACACGGAGCAGCGACGCACCCGAATGCCGGTCGACGTCGACATCTATCCGACGGGTGCCGGCACCAGGTACGCGCTCGTCTGGGTGGACAACGCCGAGAACCTGGACTGGCGGCTACTCGGCGGCATCACCCGCACCGAGTACCAGGACGCGGTCGACGCCTACCAGATCGTCTACCGGTCGCTGGTGGTCGACTCGGCGCTCACCACCGTCGGCCAGCGGTACGCCGGCATCTGGGTGGAGAACACCAACCACCGCCGCTGGTGGGTACGCAGCGATCTGACCCGACAGGAGTACGTCAACTGGTGGCACCGGTACGCCGACGAGGGATACCGGGTGATCAACTTCGAGCGGTACGAGACCGCCAAGGGCACCCGGTACGCCGGGGTCTGGCGGCAGAACTCCGACCGGCCGGGCTGGAAGCTGCGCCGGTCGGTGGACAACCTGGTCCAGGGCGAGGCGAACAGTCTCAACATGCCGGGCATCGCCGTGGCGGTGATGCAGGACGGTGAGTTCCGCTACCTGCGCGGGTTCGGGCACGCCAACGTCGACGACGACGTGTGGCTGGACTCCGGGCACGTGCTACGGATCGCATCGGTGTCCAAGGGGATCGGCGGGGTGCTCACCATGCGGGCGGTCGAGGACGGGCAGATCGACCCGGCCGACGACGTCCGAGACCACGTCGCCGGGCTGCCCGCCCACCACGCGTACACGGTCGAGCAGGTGGCCAGCAACCGGGCCTGTGTGCGGCACTACGCGGGCACGGAGGCCGCCGACGGCGCCGACCCGGCCGACGTCGCGCAGTGGCAGGCCGAGGACACCGATCTCAGCACCACCTGGTACGCCAACGCCACCGCGGCCGCGGCCGAGTTCTGGGACTCCGACCTGGTCTGCTCGATCGGTGACGGGCACTACAGCACCCACGGCTACACCATCCTGGGCGCGGCGTTGGAGGGCGCGACCGGCACCCCGGTGGCGGAGCTGACCGAGTCGGAGTTGACCGCCGCGTTCGGCCTGGGCACCCTGCGGCCCGAGGACCTGTCGGACACCTCGGTGCGGCGCAGCACCTTCTACGACGGCGCCAACGACGAGTACGGCGGCGACGAGGTGAGCTGGAAGGTCCTCGGCGGCGGGATGGAGTCCTCAATCGCCGACCTGGCCCGGTTCGGCGACAAGCTGATCGACGGCGAGATCGTCGGCCCGGACTCGCTCGACGCCATGTGGGTCGACACCGGGTGGAGCTACGCGTACGGGTGGTCGATCAGCACCGAGGACGGACACCGACGGATCGGCAAGAACGGCGGCGCCGACGGGTCCACCGCGTACCTGCAGATGTACCCGGACGACGGGATCGTCGTGGCGGTGCTGATGAACCGGGCCGACGGGGTCGCCGGCGAGAACCGGGCCGAGGAGCTGGGTTCCGAGATCGGCACGCTGGTGCTGAACACGCTGCCCTGA
- the wecB gene encoding UDP-N-acetylglucosamine 2-epimerase (non-hydrolyzing), protein MTRVMTVVGTRPEIIRLSRVMDRLDRTVDHVLVHTGQNWDPFLSEVFFTELRLRPPDRSLEVDTTSLGRVLGGVLVGIEAAVDDCRPDALLVLGDTNSAIAALMARRMRVPVYHMEAGNRCFDLNVPEETNRRLVDHVSDFNLVYSEHARRNLIAEGLHPRRILHTGSPMREVLEHYRQDIARSTVLDQLGLTAGGYFVVSAHREENVDRPDRLHRLLDCLRAVRDEWALPVLVSTHPRTRKRLEALATDPTSLDRITFHEPFGLFDYVRLQCAARCTLSDSGTISEEAAILGFPAVTLRESIERPEALDAGGIIMTGLDPAGVVEAVRATVEQVASAGVPCPADYQVPDTSRRVVDFILSTVRRHHEWAGLRR, encoded by the coding sequence ATGACCCGCGTGATGACGGTCGTCGGCACCCGGCCGGAGATCATCCGGCTGTCCCGGGTGATGGACCGACTGGACCGTACCGTCGACCATGTCCTGGTACACACCGGGCAGAACTGGGATCCGTTCCTCTCCGAGGTCTTCTTCACCGAGCTGCGGCTGCGCCCGCCGGACCGGTCGTTGGAGGTGGACACCACGTCGCTCGGCAGGGTGCTCGGCGGCGTGCTGGTCGGTATCGAGGCAGCCGTCGACGACTGCCGGCCGGACGCCCTGCTGGTGCTCGGGGACACCAACAGCGCCATCGCCGCCCTGATGGCCCGCCGGATGCGGGTGCCGGTCTACCACATGGAGGCGGGCAACCGGTGCTTCGACCTGAACGTGCCCGAGGAGACCAACCGTCGCCTGGTCGACCACGTCTCCGACTTCAACCTGGTCTACAGCGAGCACGCCCGCCGCAACCTGATCGCCGAGGGTCTGCATCCGCGGCGCATCCTGCACACCGGCTCACCGATGCGCGAGGTGCTGGAGCACTACCGGCAGGACATCGCCCGGTCCACCGTGCTCGACCAGCTGGGGCTGACCGCCGGCGGGTACTTCGTGGTCAGCGCCCATCGGGAGGAGAACGTCGACCGGCCGGACCGGCTGCACCGGCTGCTCGACTGCCTGCGGGCGGTACGCGACGAGTGGGCGCTGCCGGTGCTGGTCTCCACCCATCCACGTACCCGCAAACGGCTGGAGGCGCTGGCCACCGACCCGACCAGCCTCGACCGGATCACCTTCCACGAACCGTTCGGGCTGTTCGACTACGTACGCCTGCAGTGCGCCGCCCGCTGCACGCTGTCCGACAGCGGCACGATCAGCGAGGAAGCGGCGATCCTGGGCTTCCCGGCGGTGACGCTGCGGGAGTCGATCGAACGGCCGGAGGCGTTGGACGCCGGCGGCATCATCATGACCGGGCTGGACCCGGCCGGCGTGGTGGAAGCGGTCCGGGCGACCGTCGAGCAGGTCGCCTCGGCCGGGGTGCCCTGCCCGGCGGACTACCAGGTGCCTGACACCTCACGGCGGGTCGTCGACTTCATCCTGTCCACCGTGCGGCGCCACCACGAGTGGGCCGGGCTGCGTCGCTGA
- a CDS encoding NAD-dependent epimerase/dehydratase family protein — MRILITGGAGFIGSNLARAALVEPAVKEVTVLDDLSVGLRDNLTGLDVEVVEGSILDPAALDAAMAGREAVVHLAALPSVPRSLRDPVASHHANATGTLLVLEAARRHDISHLLVASSSSVYGMNPTLPKTELTWTRPMSPYAASKLATEAYALAHQASFGLPTLALRFFNVYGPGQRHDHAYAAVIPRFVHAALRGEPALVHGDGTQSRDFTYVGTVCAVILDALRRRVCHPHPVNLAFGARASLLEVLDDLAGLLGRRIDREHAPPRPGDVAHSLADTATLRALFPGVSPVDRRDGLRATVEWMARRLAVEPVASR, encoded by the coding sequence ATGCGCATTCTGATCACTGGCGGTGCCGGCTTCATCGGCTCCAACCTGGCCCGCGCCGCACTGGTCGAGCCGGCGGTGAAGGAGGTCACCGTCCTGGACGACCTGTCGGTCGGGCTGCGCGACAACCTCACCGGGCTGGACGTCGAGGTGGTCGAGGGGTCGATCCTGGATCCGGCCGCACTGGACGCCGCGATGGCCGGCCGGGAGGCCGTGGTCCACCTGGCCGCCCTGCCCAGCGTGCCCCGGTCGCTACGCGACCCGGTGGCCTCTCATCACGCGAACGCGACCGGGACCCTGCTGGTGCTGGAGGCGGCCCGCCGGCACGACATATCCCACCTGCTGGTCGCCTCCTCCTCATCGGTGTACGGCATGAACCCGACGCTGCCGAAGACCGAGCTGACCTGGACCCGGCCGATGAGCCCGTACGCGGCCAGCAAACTCGCCACCGAGGCGTACGCCCTGGCCCACCAGGCGTCGTTCGGGCTGCCGACGCTGGCGTTGCGGTTCTTCAACGTCTACGGCCCCGGGCAGCGGCACGACCACGCCTACGCAGCGGTCATCCCCCGGTTCGTCCACGCCGCGCTGCGGGGCGAGCCGGCCCTGGTGCACGGCGACGGCACCCAGTCCCGGGACTTCACCTACGTCGGCACGGTGTGCGCGGTCATCCTGGACGCACTCCGGCGCCGGGTGTGCCACCCGCACCCGGTCAACCTTGCCTTCGGCGCGCGGGCCAGCCTGCTGGAGGTCCTCGACGACCTCGCCGGACTGCTCGGCCGGCGCATCGACCGCGAGCACGCGCCGCCGCGCCCCGGCGACGTCGCGCACTCCCTCGCCGACACCGCCACGTTGCGGGCGCTCTTCCCCGGCGTCAGCCCGGTCGACCGTCGGGACGGTCTGCGGGCGACCGTCGAGTGGATGGCCCGTCGGCTGGCCGTCGAGCCCGTCGCGAGCCGGTGA
- a CDS encoding ABC transporter ATP-binding protein, translating to MIATALHGDDLVLGYQRTTVVHGVSVAIHPGVVTALIGPNGSGKSTVLRSLARLHRASSGRILLGRESGDLEDAAPLSARDFARRVTLLSQSRPHPSGLRVRDVVAFGRHPHRRRFSPLTDTDQAMVDHAMELTGTTPMAHRAVDQLSGGELQRVWLAACLAQDTGVLLLDEPTNHLDLRYQVEILDLVRDLADRHQTALGVVLHDLNQAAGVADQIVLLSQGRVRAAGPAAEVLTTEHLSEVYGLPIDTTVDPTTGLVRVEPRGRHHRRH from the coding sequence ATGATCGCGACGGCGTTGCACGGCGACGACCTGGTGCTCGGATACCAGCGCACCACGGTCGTCCACGGCGTGTCCGTCGCCATCCACCCCGGCGTGGTGACCGCCCTGATCGGCCCCAACGGCAGTGGCAAGTCCACCGTGCTGCGCTCGCTCGCCCGACTGCACCGGGCATCGTCCGGCCGGATCCTGCTCGGCCGCGAAAGCGGCGACCTGGAGGACGCGGCACCGCTGTCCGCCCGCGACTTCGCCCGCCGGGTGACCCTGCTGTCCCAGTCCCGACCGCACCCGTCTGGCCTGCGGGTCCGCGACGTCGTCGCCTTCGGGCGCCACCCGCACCGACGCCGGTTCAGCCCGCTCACCGACACCGACCAGGCGATGGTCGACCACGCCATGGAGCTGACCGGGACCACGCCGATGGCCCATCGCGCGGTCGACCAGCTCTCCGGCGGTGAGCTGCAACGGGTGTGGCTGGCCGCCTGCCTCGCCCAGGACACCGGCGTGCTGCTGCTCGACGAGCCGACCAACCATCTCGACCTGCGCTACCAGGTCGAGATCCTCGACCTGGTCCGTGACCTCGCGGACCGGCACCAGACGGCGCTCGGCGTCGTCCTGCACGACCTGAACCAGGCCGCCGGCGTGGCCGACCAGATCGTGCTGCTGAGCCAGGGCCGGGTGCGGGCCGCCGGCCCGGCGGCCGAGGTACTGACCACGGAACACCTCTCCGAGGTCTACGGGTTGCCGATCGACACCACAGTGGACCCGACCACCGGTCTGGTGCGGGTCGAGCCCCGAGGGCGACACCACCGGCGCCACTGA
- a CDS encoding acyltransferase, which yields MRDHLAASRDPEAFVRSLGVNLTGRVRFYGVNRAMFGSEPWLITIGDNVYITSEVQFVTHDGGTLILRKEHPELDWTAPIVIGDDVYIGMRSMILAGVTIGNRCVIGAGSVVTRDIPDNTVAAGVPARPLRSTDEYLRRLQAKSLGIGHLPVAAKHAEMKRIYGVPAR from the coding sequence GTGCGGGACCATCTGGCGGCCAGCCGTGACCCTGAGGCGTTCGTCAGATCGTTGGGGGTCAACCTGACCGGCCGGGTGCGGTTCTACGGCGTGAACCGGGCGATGTTCGGCTCGGAGCCGTGGCTGATCACGATCGGTGACAACGTCTACATCACCTCCGAGGTGCAGTTCGTCACCCATGACGGGGGCACCCTGATCCTCCGCAAGGAGCATCCCGAGCTGGACTGGACGGCTCCGATCGTCATCGGTGACGACGTCTACATCGGGATGCGATCGATGATCCTGGCCGGGGTGACCATCGGCAACCGGTGCGTCATCGGCGCGGGTTCGGTCGTCACCCGCGACATCCCGGACAACACCGTGGCTGCGGGGGTGCCGGCCCGGCCACTGCGCAGTACCGACGAGTACCTGCGCCGGCTGCAGGCCAAGTCGCTGGGCATCGGGCACCTTCCGGTCGCCGCCAAGCACGCGGAGATGAAGCGGATCTACGGCGTTCCGGCCCGCTGA
- a CDS encoding glycosyltransferase encodes MSELVVDQGDVRDHPDPPGGGAAAPPPAAPPPGVARRRVLRVVGELNFGGTETRTAELLPRLVRGGTEMHLVTLSHRIGPGPLAGTVERYGGSVTAVPLGAWFPVRFHHLLRQLRPDVVHVDCANFSGVLLALAAVAGVPGRVAHFRGDDNAPRSLRRRILRWLGGRLLRTFATDVLGVSPGSLTFGFHRAWRDDPRCQVVLNGLDLDRLRQPSVDDLRTIIGAGVADVVCVSVGRASVEKRRWLLPPILAALRDRGVSAHAVLVGPGDPADDARVRAAADAAGVTDRVHLLGPRDDVGGLLAQADLVIHPSNLEGLPGGVLEPVALGIGTVACDLPGVRFIDERLPGVVIVDPGASAADWAEAALVAAAYTAATTPAAAGERFAHSAFAIDAAAETHLAIYRRRPARVRPRTGGVR; translated from the coding sequence GTGTCCGAGTTGGTGGTTGACCAGGGCGACGTCCGTGACCATCCGGACCCGCCCGGCGGTGGGGCGGCCGCCCCACCGCCGGCCGCCCCACCGCCGGGCGTGGCCCGCCGCCGCGTCCTGCGGGTGGTGGGCGAACTGAACTTCGGCGGCACCGAGACGCGTACCGCGGAACTGCTGCCACGGCTCGTCCGTGGCGGAACCGAGATGCATCTGGTCACGCTCAGCCACCGCATCGGGCCGGGGCCGCTGGCCGGGACGGTCGAGCGGTACGGCGGCTCGGTGACCGCCGTACCGCTCGGTGCGTGGTTCCCGGTCCGGTTCCACCATCTGCTGCGCCAGCTGCGGCCCGACGTGGTGCACGTCGACTGCGCCAACTTCTCCGGCGTGCTGCTCGCCCTCGCCGCGGTCGCCGGGGTGCCCGGCCGGGTCGCGCACTTCCGGGGGGACGACAACGCGCCGAGGAGCCTGCGTCGTCGGATCCTCCGGTGGCTCGGCGGGCGGCTGCTGCGGACCTTCGCCACCGACGTCCTGGGCGTGTCGCCCGGCTCGCTCACCTTCGGCTTCCACCGGGCCTGGCGGGACGATCCACGCTGCCAGGTGGTGCTCAACGGGCTCGACCTGGACCGCCTGCGTCAACCGTCGGTCGACGACCTGCGGACGATCATCGGAGCGGGCGTCGCCGATGTCGTCTGCGTCAGCGTGGGACGGGCCTCGGTGGAGAAGCGCCGCTGGCTGCTGCCGCCGATCCTGGCTGCGTTGCGTGACCGGGGGGTCTCCGCGCACGCCGTACTCGTCGGGCCGGGTGACCCTGCCGACGACGCCCGGGTGCGGGCCGCGGCGGACGCCGCCGGGGTGACCGACCGGGTGCATCTGCTCGGGCCTCGGGACGACGTGGGCGGCCTGCTGGCACAGGCCGACCTGGTCATCCACCCGTCCAATCTGGAAGGGCTGCCCGGCGGGGTGCTGGAGCCGGTCGCGCTGGGTATCGGCACGGTGGCCTGCGACCTGCCCGGCGTGCGGTTCATCGACGAGCGGCTGCCCGGCGTCGTGATCGTCGATCCCGGGGCGTCGGCGGCGGACTGGGCGGAGGCGGCGCTCGTCGCGGCCGCGTACACCGCCGCGACCACCCCTGCGGCCGCCGGCGAGCGCTTCGCCCACAGCGCGTTCGCGATCGACGCTGCGGCCGAAACCCACCTGGCGATCTACCGACGGCGTCCGGCCCGCGTCCGGCCCCGCACCGGAGGAGTCCGATGA